Proteins from one Sarcophilus harrisii chromosome 2, mSarHar1.11, whole genome shotgun sequence genomic window:
- the LOC100925823 gene encoding olfactory receptor 4K13-like — protein sequence MSGLNNSVLNEFILLGLSNSWELEIFFFVIFFFAYVSILTGNCLIIFIIALDSHLHSTPMYFLLANLSFLDMTLSTVTVPKMIIDFFRERKTISLWGCMTQMFLAHLLGGSEMTLLIVMAIDRYIAICKPLHYTTIMNHGILVGSVLLSWTVGFVHTMSQMVFMVSLPFCGPNVIDDVFCDLPLVLKLACTDTYVLELLVVAFSGLLSLISFILLIISYTVILITVRRHSPFGLSKALSTLTAHITVVTLFFGPVILIYAWPVSSYSLDKFFSVFYSVITPLLNPIIYSLRNKEMKAAMIRLRNRHISSNPTF from the exons ATGTCTGGTTTG AACAATTCTGTGctaaatgaattcattttgttAGGTCTTTCCAATTCTTGGGAgcttgagattttcttttttgtgatcttcTTCTTTGCTTATGTATCAATCTTGACTGGAAATTGTCTCATTATATTTATCATAGCTCTGGACTCCCACTTGCACTCAACCCCCATGTACTTCCTCCTGGCCAATCTTTCCTTTCTTGACATGACTCTTTCCACTGTTACTGTCCCCAAGATGATCATTGACTTCTTTagggaaagaaaaactatttctttGTGGGGCTGCATGACACAGATGTTTCTGGCTCATCTTTTGGGAGGCAGTGAGATGACTCTTCTCATTGTGATGGCTATTGACAGATATATTGCAATATGTAAGCCCCTCCATTATACGACTATTATGAACCATGGAATTCTGGTAGGAAGTGTGCTGCTTTCATGGACAGTTGGCTTTGTGCACACTATGAGCCAAATGGTCTTTATGGTGAGTCTGCCCTTCTGTGGACCTAATGTGATTGATGATGTTTTTTGTGATCTTCCTCTGGTGTTGAAACTTGCCTGTACTGACACGTATGTCTTGGAGCTGCTTGTTGTTGCATTCAGTGGGCTGCTTTCTCTGATCTCCTTCATTCTTTTGATCATTTCCTATACTGTGATATTAATTACTGTCCGGCGTCACTCTCCTTTTGGACTATCTAAGGCTTTGTCCACATTAACGGCTCATATTACTGTGGTAACACTCTTCTTTGGACCAGTCATCTTAATCTATGCTTGGCCAGTTAGTAGTTATTCCTTAGACAAGTTTTTCTCAGTGTTTTACTCAGTTATCACTCCTCTCCTAAATCCAATTATCTATAGTTTGAGGAATAAGGAGATGAAAGCAGCTATGATTAGACTGAGAAACCGGCATATCAGCTCCAATCCaaccttttaa